The following proteins are co-located in the Maridesulfovibrio sp. genome:
- a CDS encoding peroxiredoxin, with the protein MSCTEVYEEVLSSASIGETVPDFVMEAYDPEDCGFTEVKFEEVRKAGKWLVLFFYPADFTFVCPTELADLADKHAELEKLGCEVVSVSTDTKFTHLAWKNDERLLQNVKYKMAADTTGEVSDFFGVYDHNTGLALRGTFVINPDGVLVSSEVNFYNVGRNAEELLRKIEANVYLKDHPEEACPAKWTPGDKTLTPSEKLVGKVYEELNGE; encoded by the coding sequence ATGAGCTGCACTGAAGTTTACGAAGAAGTCCTTTCCTCCGCATCAATCGGTGAAACCGTTCCTGACTTTGTCATGGAAGCATATGACCCCGAAGATTGCGGATTTACTGAAGTAAAATTTGAAGAAGTTCGCAAAGCAGGTAAGTGGCTGGTACTGTTCTTTTATCCGGCTGACTTCACTTTTGTCTGCCCCACCGAGCTTGCTGACCTCGCGGATAAGCATGCAGAGCTGGAAAAACTGGGTTGTGAAGTAGTTTCAGTTTCCACTGATACCAAGTTCACTCATCTGGCATGGAAAAATGATGAAAGACTGCTCCAGAATGTAAAATACAAAATGGCAGCAGACACCACCGGTGAAGTTTCCGATTTCTTCGGTGTATACGACCACAACACCGGTCTTGCCCTGCGCGGAACATTTGTAATCAACCCTGACGGAGTGCTGGTTTCTTCTGAAGTCAACTTCTACAATGTCGGCCGCAATGCAGAAGAACTGCTGCGTAAGATTGAAGCAAATGTATATCTCAAGGATCACCCGGAAGAAGCATGCCCTGCAAAGTGGACTCCCGGTGATAAGACCCTGACTCCCAGCGAAAAGCTGGTAGGTAAGGTTTACGAAGAACTCAACGGAGAATAG
- a CDS encoding insulinase family protein, with product MTNAHGFKEISREYLSELNGEAVIYEHEKTGGRVLSVINNDENKTFGISFRTPPENSTGLPHILEHSVLCGSKKYPVKEPFVELLKCSLQTFLNAMTYPDKTVYPVASPNEQDFRNLVGVYLDAVFFPNLTPNTLMQEGWHYVPEEDGTLSYKGVVFNEMKGAYSSPDSLLYEATQNSLFPDITYGLDSGGDPEVIPELTFDEFMDFHDKYYHPSNAYAFFYGDDDPEHRLAMLDEYFSQFDKIDPKSEIGIQAPFEKPVAVEKKYAASDDGNQKAMFTVNFGISQGRDSMSDLELSVLEQILIGLPSSPLRKALNDSGLGEDMAGVGLENELRQLYFSTGLKGINAEDAPKVEELVFSTLKELAATGIAREDIDAALNTIEFSLRENNTGSYPRGLSVMITALTSWLYDEHPLEYVRYEQALADLKARIEKGEKIFEPLIEEIFLNNNYRTSVLLIPDSKVGPEREEREKAKLAAARADMDDTEYKAVVAKAEELQKEQEAHDDPEALATIPRLKVSDLDKKGKEIVCENKGEMLFHDLDTNGIIYLDLAFDFAGLEDRLLPYLPLFGRALVQTGTKSTDFVTMTRRMAAKTGGISPTSIVNSKHGVDESYTRFVLRGKATAERSSDLLSIMGELLREASLDNRERIRQLVLESKARKEQALIPSGHIMAATRMKARFNEAGYINELMNGISGLEFLRELAGRVDNDFDSVVADLEAIRSTILNQANLLTNVTLDSKTFGNVESSISEMIAELPAGSKSVATRNRQAFSKAEGLCIPAQVNYVAKGADVYEHGYEYSGAAHVISRYLRTGYLWDKVRVQGGAYGSFSMFDRAAGSLSFVSYRDPNLTRTLDTYDGVAEYLSNLEVNSDELEKAILGGIGEIDNYMLPDTKGYTSMVRHLSGEDAAFRQSIRDQVLNCSEQDFRNFGAAAKSVAEHGDVVVLGSKKAMEESGLELDLVDVL from the coding sequence ATGACCAACGCACATGGCTTCAAAGAAATATCACGAGAATATCTGAGCGAACTGAACGGCGAGGCCGTTATCTATGAACATGAGAAAACCGGCGGACGGGTTCTGTCCGTTATTAATAATGATGAAAACAAAACTTTCGGCATAAGCTTCCGTACTCCCCCGGAAAACAGTACCGGACTGCCGCACATCCTCGAACATTCCGTACTTTGCGGATCAAAAAAATATCCGGTCAAAGAACCCTTTGTGGAACTTTTAAAATGCTCCCTGCAGACTTTCCTCAATGCTATGACCTATCCGGACAAAACCGTCTATCCGGTAGCCAGCCCTAACGAACAGGATTTCCGCAATCTCGTGGGCGTATATCTTGATGCGGTATTCTTCCCCAACCTGACACCAAACACCCTCATGCAGGAAGGCTGGCATTACGTTCCCGAAGAAGACGGCACCCTGAGTTACAAAGGTGTTGTATTCAATGAAATGAAGGGAGCCTATTCCTCCCCGGACAGCCTGCTTTACGAAGCTACCCAGAATTCCCTATTCCCGGACATCACCTACGGTCTTGATTCCGGTGGAGACCCGGAAGTAATCCCTGAGCTGACTTTCGATGAGTTCATGGATTTTCATGACAAATACTATCACCCATCCAATGCCTACGCATTTTTCTACGGGGACGATGATCCTGAGCACCGTCTGGCAATGCTAGACGAGTACTTTTCCCAGTTTGATAAGATCGATCCCAAATCCGAGATCGGGATACAGGCACCTTTTGAAAAGCCCGTGGCAGTTGAAAAGAAATACGCAGCTTCCGACGACGGTAACCAGAAAGCCATGTTCACCGTCAACTTCGGCATCAGCCAAGGCCGCGACTCCATGTCCGACCTAGAACTGAGCGTGCTGGAGCAGATTCTCATCGGCCTGCCCTCCTCTCCCCTGCGCAAGGCCCTCAATGACTCCGGACTGGGCGAAGATATGGCCGGAGTAGGACTGGAAAACGAACTGCGTCAGCTCTACTTTTCCACCGGACTCAAAGGAATCAATGCCGAAGATGCACCCAAGGTTGAAGAACTGGTCTTTTCCACACTCAAAGAACTTGCAGCCACAGGTATTGCCCGCGAAGACATTGACGCAGCCCTGAACACCATTGAATTCTCCCTGCGCGAGAACAACACCGGTTCCTATCCGCGCGGTCTTTCAGTGATGATCACTGCCCTAACTTCATGGCTCTATGACGAACATCCCCTTGAATACGTACGCTATGAACAGGCTCTGGCAGACCTCAAAGCGCGCATTGAAAAAGGTGAAAAAATCTTCGAGCCTCTTATTGAAGAAATTTTCCTGAACAACAATTACCGTACTTCCGTACTCCTCATCCCGGACAGCAAAGTCGGTCCAGAGCGGGAAGAAAGGGAAAAAGCCAAACTCGCCGCCGCCCGTGCTGATATGGACGATACCGAATACAAAGCAGTAGTCGCCAAAGCCGAAGAGCTCCAGAAAGAACAGGAAGCCCACGATGATCCCGAAGCCCTGGCAACCATCCCCCGTCTCAAGGTTTCCGACCTCGACAAGAAAGGCAAAGAAATCGTCTGCGAGAATAAAGGAGAAATGCTTTTCCATGATCTGGATACCAACGGCATCATCTACCTTGACCTTGCCTTTGATTTCGCAGGTCTTGAAGACAGGCTGCTGCCCTACCTGCCCCTTTTCGGACGGGCATTGGTCCAGACCGGAACAAAATCCACCGACTTCGTAACCATGACCAGACGCATGGCTGCCAAGACCGGCGGAATATCCCCCACCTCCATCGTTAACTCAAAACATGGCGTGGACGAAAGCTACACCCGCTTTGTGCTGCGCGGTAAAGCAACTGCCGAACGCAGTTCGGACCTGCTCTCCATCATGGGCGAACTGCTCCGCGAAGCTTCTCTGGACAACAGGGAACGCATCCGTCAGTTGGTGCTGGAATCCAAAGCCCGCAAGGAACAGGCCCTTATCCCCTCCGGCCACATCATGGCTGCAACACGCATGAAAGCCCGCTTCAACGAAGCCGGATACATCAACGAACTCATGAACGGCATTTCCGGCCTTGAGTTCCTGCGTGAGCTGGCTGGACGCGTAGATAATGATTTTGATTCCGTGGTTGCTGATCTTGAAGCGATCCGCAGTACCATCCTCAATCAGGCCAACCTGCTGACCAACGTGACCTTGGACAGTAAAACTTTCGGTAATGTTGAAAGCTCCATCTCAGAAATGATTGCTGAACTGCCCGCAGGCAGCAAGTCCGTTGCTACCCGTAACAGACAGGCATTCTCCAAGGCTGAAGGTCTGTGCATTCCCGCACAGGTCAACTATGTCGCCAAGGGTGCCGATGTTTACGAGCATGGCTATGAGTATTCCGGCGCAGCCCATGTAATCAGCCGCTATCTGCGCACTGGGTACCTCTGGGATAAGGTCCGCGTACAGGGCGGAGCATACGGCTCATTCTCCATGTTTGACCGTGCTGCCGGCAGCCTTAGTTTTGTATCTTACCGCGACCCCAACCTGACCCGTACACTCGACACCTACGACGGTGTAGCCGAGTACCTGAGCAATCTTGAAGTGAACAGCGATGAGCTGGAAAAAGCCATCCTCGGCGGGATCGGTGAGATCGACAACTACATGCTGCCCGATACCAAGGGATACACCTCCATGGTCCGCCACCTGAGTGGTGAAGATGCAGCCTTCAGGCAGAGCATCCGTGATCAGGTGCTGAATTGCAGCGAACAGGATTTCCGTAATTTCGGAGCAGCAGCCAAATCCGTAGCTGAGCACGGCGATGTTGTAGTACTCGGCAGCAAGAAAGCGATGGAAGAATCCGGTCTTGAACTGGATCTCGTAGACGTATTGTAA
- a CDS encoding flagellar biosynthesis anti-sigma factor FlgM, protein MTFDKTDADSHMLSCLLTLDEQAASFNEEDPAERRDKLNKLRDQIRAGTYRPAIGEIAINLVRSEAKISGFG, encoded by the coding sequence ATGACTTTCGACAAGACTGACGCAGACAGCCACATGCTGTCCTGTCTACTTACGCTCGATGAGCAGGCCGCTTCTTTCAATGAAGAGGACCCTGCGGAACGACGCGATAAACTTAACAAACTCCGCGACCAGATCCGGGCCGGGACCTATCGCCCTGCCATTGGAGAAATCGCCATCAATCTGGTCCGTTCTGAAGCCAAAATCAGCGGTTTTGGCTGA
- a CDS encoding glycosyltransferase family 2 protein codes for MIQAEECKREIEVSIVTPMHNEEGCVREFHKRITAALQGMNTTYEILLVNDGSTDSTESIIRELSANDPNLKGVMLARNRGQCTAIYAGIQESKGCYVVIMDGDLQHKPEEVPSLIEEIRKGYDLVSGCRTNRGESMIKRKLPSKIANYLMRATSGCQVRDMGGLSVLKGKLARSMTLREGQHRLIPALVYGMGGSTSEVPISAPPRFAGESHYGLSRSIDVLFDIVMLWFQSSFKQRPIYLFGRISLLMFMIASLIMVWLLYEKVFFGVHMGTRPPFMGCILLYLSSLGFMSTGFILESLANTYDAVMGTKTYQIREVVEKK; via the coding sequence ATGATACAAGCTGAAGAATGTAAAAGAGAGATCGAAGTCAGCATTGTCACTCCCATGCACAATGAAGAAGGTTGCGTACGTGAATTTCATAAACGCATTACTGCCGCTCTGCAGGGAATGAACACCACCTACGAAATACTGCTGGTCAATGACGGCTCCACCGACAGCACAGAATCCATCATCCGCGAACTGTCCGCAAATGACCCCAACCTCAAGGGAGTCATGCTCGCCCGCAACCGTGGGCAATGTACCGCAATCTATGCCGGAATTCAGGAAAGCAAAGGATGCTATGTTGTTATCATGGACGGAGACCTGCAGCACAAGCCAGAAGAAGTTCCGTCCTTGATCGAGGAAATCCGCAAGGGCTACGACCTTGTTTCCGGCTGCCGCACCAACCGTGGCGAATCCATGATCAAGCGCAAGCTTCCCAGTAAGATCGCCAACTACCTGATGCGCGCAACCAGCGGCTGTCAGGTTCGTGATATGGGCGGACTTTCCGTACTCAAGGGCAAGCTGGCCCGCTCCATGACCCTGCGTGAAGGACAGCACAGGCTCATCCCTGCTCTGGTTTATGGCATGGGCGGCTCCACTTCCGAGGTACCCATTTCCGCTCCCCCGCGTTTTGCCGGGGAAAGCCACTACGGGCTGTCCCGTTCCATCGATGTTCTTTTCGACATCGTCATGCTCTGGTTCCAGTCCTCTTTTAAACAGCGTCCCATCTACCTTTTCGGACGCATCAGCCTTCTCATGTTCATGATCGCATCACTTATCATGGTCTGGCTGCTCTACGAAAAAGTTTTCTTCGGAGTCCACATGGGCACCCGTCCCCCGTTCATGGGCTGCATCCTGCTCTACCTAAGCTCGCTGGGCTTCATGTCCACAGGATTCATCCTCGAATCGCTGGCCAATACCTATGACGCTGTCATGGGGACCAAGACGTATCAGATACGGGAAGTTGTTGAGAAGAAGTAA
- a CDS encoding OmpA family protein: MSDDFSLKKPSQEGGEGGWALTLADMMTLLLCFFVLLLAIADVDQKKYKDVSDSLASAMGVPVPPKGEADTFEGAPVARRVISEQQRNIFEMQLEMARLVGRESDALKIKMRPDSVAIILKGGFFFPSGQADLTSGARRVLGKIAPTLAKSPYQVVVEGHSDNIPISSKQFPSNWELSSARASAVARYLLDNGFSKNRIKVLGMADTAPAYPNEDDNGNAIPANQKRNRRVVLLVYPPKKK; this comes from the coding sequence ATGTCGGATGATTTCAGCCTGAAAAAGCCATCACAGGAAGGTGGAGAGGGCGGATGGGCCCTGACTTTGGCAGATATGATGACTCTGCTACTCTGTTTTTTTGTGCTTTTGCTGGCTATCGCCGATGTGGATCAGAAAAAATATAAAGATGTTTCCGACTCGCTGGCTTCAGCCATGGGTGTACCTGTGCCTCCAAAAGGTGAGGCTGATACTTTTGAAGGTGCTCCGGTTGCCCGCAGGGTTATCAGTGAACAGCAGCGCAATATTTTTGAAATGCAGTTGGAAATGGCTCGTCTGGTTGGACGGGAATCTGATGCCCTTAAGATCAAGATGCGTCCTGATTCTGTAGCGATCATACTTAAAGGCGGTTTCTTTTTCCCCAGCGGACAGGCGGACCTGACTTCAGGTGCCAGAAGAGTGCTGGGCAAGATCGCACCTACTTTAGCTAAATCTCCTTATCAGGTCGTTGTTGAAGGGCATTCTGATAATATACCCATTAGTTCAAAGCAGTTCCCTTCAAACTGGGAACTTTCATCGGCGCGGGCCAGTGCTGTTGCCCGTTACCTGCTTGATAACGGATTCAGCAAGAATCGTATCAAAGTGCTGGGTATGGCTGATACAGCCCCTGCCTATCCCAATGAAGATGATAACGGTAATGCCATTCCCGCTAACCAGAAGCGCAACCGTCGGGTTGTCTTGCTGGTTTATCCGCCTAAGAAGAAATAA
- a CDS encoding MotA/TolQ/ExbB proton channel family protein, which translates to MNIATIIGIFCGIAILMVATYTSTDSVGVFINIPGIAIVGGGTIASTFICYPLREVMRVLGVFMMAMGADELPLENYINVIVGLSKDVSSKGEEHLEGSLKNIENDFLREGLQMLVDGYSKEEIKEILDNRIQQYHEQEYSAAGIYRTMSTLSPAFGIIGTLIGLIAMMQGMGADIAAIGPAMATALTTTLYGALFANMLFMPIAIKVEKRIDEITLLMRVIRDGILFIKDKTPSAIVMDKLKGYLPPRKWATVKAKK; encoded by the coding sequence GTGAATATAGCCACCATAATCGGTATATTCTGCGGTATCGCCATCCTTATGGTTGCAACCTACACCTCCACTGATTCAGTGGGCGTGTTTATCAATATTCCCGGTATCGCCATCGTCGGCGGGGGAACCATCGCTTCCACCTTTATCTGTTACCCATTGCGCGAAGTAATGCGTGTGCTCGGTGTTTTCATGATGGCTATGGGTGCCGATGAATTGCCGCTTGAAAACTACATCAACGTTATTGTCGGTCTTTCCAAGGATGTATCTTCCAAAGGCGAGGAACACCTTGAAGGCAGTCTCAAGAATATCGAGAACGATTTCCTGCGTGAAGGGTTGCAGATGCTTGTGGACGGTTATTCCAAGGAAGAGATCAAAGAGATTCTCGATAACCGCATTCAGCAGTATCACGAGCAGGAATACAGCGCTGCCGGGATTTACCGGACCATGTCCACTCTCTCTCCTGCTTTCGGCATTATCGGGACCCTGATCGGTCTCATCGCCATGATGCAGGGGATGGGCGCTGATATTGCCGCCATCGGTCCGGCCATGGCAACAGCCCTGACCACAACTCTCTACGGCGCGCTTTTCGCCAACATGCTTTTTATGCCCATCGCCATTAAAGTTGAGAAACGGATTGATGAGATTACCCTGCTCATGCGGGTAATTCGCGACGGTATCCTGTTTATTAAGGATAAGACCCCGTCAGCTATCGTCATGGATAAGCTTAAGGGTTACCTGCCTCCGCGTAAGTGGGCTACCGTTAAGGCCAAGAAGTAG
- a CDS encoding ChbG/HpnK family deacetylase codes for MMLVVINVDDLGLHPAVRRAVDRLAEAGVVTSSTTLANGPDLSESVLLQDKHEGLGLGAHLNLLRGKPISNPDHIPSLVDDDGLLFGNYTSLLLRYLSGRIKLSEVEKEWSAQVEYLLDHKIRLTHFDSEKHIHAWPGLYNLAGKIANKYGIKWIRRPFEHTPLNRFDKGMLRTRFLQLCLGASFPPKQPRTADCVWGIGDQKENLDPHLFKKYVETYRPEIIEIVCHPGLPQEGDGPLPSEFGSMRVEAQWKEESESLLHKEWLQIFKELGATPVNYGQIDPRSGEIK; via the coding sequence ATGATGCTAGTTGTAATAAATGTGGATGATCTCGGGCTGCATCCGGCTGTGCGCCGTGCAGTGGACAGACTTGCCGAGGCCGGGGTTGTTACCTCGTCTACCACTCTTGCCAATGGTCCGGATTTATCCGAATCCGTACTCTTGCAGGATAAGCATGAAGGATTGGGGCTTGGAGCGCATTTAAACCTGCTGCGCGGCAAACCCATCTCCAACCCGGACCACATCCCAAGCCTTGTGGATGATGACGGGCTGCTTTTCGGTAATTATACATCCCTGCTTCTGCGCTACCTTAGCGGTCGTATCAAACTTTCCGAAGTGGAAAAGGAATGGTCGGCACAGGTTGAATACCTGCTGGACCACAAAATCCGCTTGACCCATTTTGATAGCGAAAAGCACATCCATGCATGGCCCGGACTCTATAATCTTGCAGGCAAAATTGCCAACAAGTACGGGATCAAATGGATACGCCGCCCGTTTGAGCATACTCCACTGAACCGCTTTGACAAGGGCATGCTGCGTACCAGATTTTTACAGCTCTGCCTCGGGGCAAGCTTCCCCCCCAAGCAGCCGCGGACGGCTGATTGCGTATGGGGAATCGGGGACCAGAAAGAGAATCTGGACCCGCATCTTTTTAAGAAATACGTCGAAACTTATCGACCTGAAATAATAGAAATAGTCTGCCATCCCGGTCTCCCGCAAGAAGGCGACGGCCCGCTGCCGTCTGAATTCGGTTCCATGCGGGTGGAAGCTCAGTGGAAAGAAGAATCAGAATCCCTGCTGCACAAGGAATGGCTGCAAATATTTAAAGAACTGGGGGCGACCCCTGTCAACTACGGGCAGATTGATCCCCGTAGCGGAGAGATTAAATAA
- a CDS encoding phospholipase D-like domain-containing protein yields the protein MEWNLLFGHLAVVGGFLLAAILVMSILRKQRTSSAAFAWLLAIFFVPYIGVPFYLIFGGRKLKRDAHTKEDIHLEVQETIPAEESDPIDVMLREYGIPGATSGNKVQLCPTGIDIYNELVNLIENAEHQILITTFILSRDEVGKDIVERLARKAESGVTVRLLLDDIGSMFTSRRFLKKLIDNGGKIAYFMPLFRAPFHGNSNLRNHRKIAIADQKIVLAGGTNIANEYIGPEPCEDRWTDLSFVLQGPAVRHYIEVFQSDWLFAYGEKVNIIPPCTKGSAVSGDGVMQVVPSGPDVPRDPVHDALLTAAFTAEKRLWIVTPYYVPDEALAQALRLAALRGVDLRVVVPEKSNHKLADLARGTHLRDLEECGGRVVKYPHMVHAKVIVVDDRLAVVGSANMDMRSLFLNYEIVMFTYSEADVEPVSDWVQGLIDVSTEGTVPVGMVRDTIEGAARLVAPLL from the coding sequence ATGGAATGGAATCTCTTATTTGGACACCTCGCGGTAGTAGGTGGTTTTTTGCTGGCTGCAATTCTGGTTATGTCCATCCTGCGTAAGCAGCGTACCTCATCAGCTGCCTTTGCATGGCTGCTGGCAATTTTTTTTGTACCATACATCGGAGTACCTTTTTACCTCATCTTCGGAGGACGCAAGCTCAAACGTGATGCCCACACCAAAGAAGATATTCATCTTGAAGTGCAGGAAACAATTCCAGCTGAGGAATCCGATCCCATTGACGTCATGCTCCGTGAATACGGAATTCCCGGTGCAACCAGCGGCAACAAGGTCCAGCTCTGCCCTACAGGCATCGACATCTACAATGAATTGGTAAACCTCATTGAAAATGCCGAACACCAAATCCTGATTACCACCTTTATCCTCTCCCGGGACGAAGTGGGCAAAGACATTGTGGAAAGGCTGGCCCGCAAGGCTGAATCAGGAGTTACCGTTAGGCTGTTGCTGGATGATATCGGCTCCATGTTCACTTCCCGCCGCTTCCTGAAAAAACTTATCGATAATGGCGGCAAAATTGCTTATTTCATGCCCCTTTTCCGCGCCCCCTTCCATGGCAACAGCAACCTGCGCAACCATCGCAAGATAGCCATCGCCGACCAGAAGATCGTGCTGGCCGGGGGAACAAACATCGCCAACGAATATATTGGCCCAGAGCCATGCGAAGACCGCTGGACCGACCTCTCATTCGTACTGCAGGGACCTGCGGTACGCCATTACATCGAAGTTTTCCAATCCGACTGGCTCTTTGCTTATGGAGAGAAAGTGAACATCATCCCCCCCTGCACCAAAGGTTCGGCAGTTAGCGGAGACGGTGTCATGCAGGTTGTTCCTTCCGGTCCTGACGTCCCGCGCGACCCTGTCCACGACGCCCTGCTCACCGCGGCTTTCACTGCTGAAAAACGGCTCTGGATTGTTACTCCTTACTACGTTCCTGACGAAGCCCTTGCACAGGCCCTGCGTCTGGCAGCTCTGCGCGGTGTTGACCTGCGGGTTGTCGTTCCGGAAAAATCAAACCACAAACTGGCTGACCTTGCCCGGGGAACCCATCTGCGAGATCTGGAAGAATGCGGCGGACGGGTGGTTAAATATCCGCACATGGTCCACGCCAAGGTAATTGTCGTCGATGATCGGCTGGCAGTTGTCGGCTCGGCAAACATGGATATGCGCAGCCTGTTTCTTAACTATGAAATAGTTATGTTCACCTATTCGGAAGCTGATGTTGAACCGGTCAGTGACTGGGTTCAAGGGCTTATTGACGTCAGCACCGAGGGAACTGTTCCGGTTGGAATGGTCCGCGATACAATTGAAGGCGCAGCAAGACTGGTTGCCCCGCTGCTTTAA
- a CDS encoding cyclic nucleotide-binding domain-containing protein: MGSSSPNIKSFYKGQEIFKEGQESSVAYMIKKGAVNIYKIQNNEKIILARLGEGEIFGEMGIISKGTRSANAEAAEYCDLVILTDQIILKLLDQCPRTVQYMTRLLVKRLHRTGEMISAKGHRSNFTSICNILDLAYRTHISMDREQARKERNHDLGLDYTKLCKTIRSIILVSQSEIDAVIGKLKSLKIIDAIDLRTGKAFPDRFIQISDPDNFLEVANNLFKELQQTAYTPTSELQIVDIYEISQMLDSDPKIIYKKIAQEDFPETMFMFDRNKVSDWASEKEPDYFSKVKKKKKSIEELEDIEDIVYVDNATLKEIFNRLGYHKLGVLMSIAEDDARKKILANLAKKIAKIVQDEVRDNVDETEAEDVLSELFEMVREIKGGEKK; the protein is encoded by the coding sequence ATGGGGTCCAGCAGTCCTAACATCAAGTCCTTTTATAAGGGGCAGGAAATTTTCAAAGAAGGACAGGAGAGTTCTGTCGCCTATATGATCAAAAAAGGCGCAGTAAACATCTATAAAATCCAGAATAATGAAAAGATTATTCTTGCCCGTCTCGGGGAAGGCGAAATCTTCGGTGAAATGGGCATTATCTCCAAGGGAACCCGTTCCGCCAATGCCGAAGCTGCCGAGTACTGCGACCTCGTCATCCTTACCGATCAGATCATCCTTAAGCTTTTGGACCAGTGTCCGCGTACAGTCCAGTATATGACCCGGTTGCTGGTCAAGAGGCTGCATCGGACCGGAGAAATGATTTCAGCTAAGGGACATCGCAGCAATTTTACCAGTATCTGCAATATCCTTGATCTTGCTTACAGAACTCATATCAGTATGGATCGTGAGCAGGCACGCAAGGAACGAAATCATGATCTCGGTCTTGATTATACCAAGCTCTGCAAGACAATCCGCAGTATCATTCTCGTTTCCCAGAGTGAAATTGACGCAGTAATCGGTAAGCTCAAAAGCTTGAAGATTATCGACGCCATTGATCTGCGCACCGGAAAGGCATTTCCTGATCGTTTTATCCAGATTTCCGATCCTGACAATTTTCTTGAAGTTGCCAACAATCTTTTCAAGGAATTGCAGCAGACTGCTTACACTCCCACATCTGAGCTTCAGATTGTGGATATCTATGAGATTTCTCAGATGCTGGATAGTGATCCCAAGATCATTTACAAAAAAATTGCACAGGAAGATTTTCCGGAAACCATGTTCATGTTTGACCGTAACAAGGTCAGTGACTGGGCTTCTGAAAAAGAGCCTGATTACTTCAGCAAAGTTAAGAAAAAGAAGAAGTCCATTGAAGAACTGGAGGACATCGAAGATATCGTCTACGTGGATAACGCCACCCTCAAGGAAATATTCAACCGGCTGGGCTACCATAAGCTGGGCGTGCTGATGAGTATTGCCGAGGATGACGCCCGCAAGAAGATTCTGGCCAACCTCGCCAAGAAGATTGCCAAGATCGTGCAGGATGAAGTTCGTGATAACGTGGATGAGACTGAAGCCGAAGATGTTCTCTCCGAACTTTTTGAGATGGTCCGGGAAATTAAAGGGGGAGAGAAGAAGTGA
- a CDS encoding LysE family transporter: MNADILGYFAAGAALGLGAGMTPGPLLTLVLSQAMAHGPKEGIKVAFAPLLTDLPILCISLLAMSWIKTHPAFMGIVSFAGAVVVTMFGIDCFRTKAITLPGIEINPGSLKKGMLTNYMNPHVYIFWATVGAPTILGAGENGLSGPIFFLAGFFGCIVSVKIGIACLAGRFKSLLSSRAYLLIMRFLGFALFVFAAFLIRDGYYFLTS, from the coding sequence ATGAATGCAGATATATTAGGATATTTTGCTGCCGGGGCTGCTTTGGGCCTAGGTGCAGGAATGACTCCCGGCCCATTGTTGACCCTTGTTTTAAGTCAGGCCATGGCTCACGGTCCCAAAGAAGGGATCAAGGTGGCTTTTGCTCCATTACTTACGGATTTACCTATTCTGTGTATCTCCTTGCTGGCAATGTCGTGGATAAAGACTCATCCGGCATTTATGGGCATTGTTTCATTTGCCGGGGCAGTCGTTGTCACTATGTTCGGGATTGATTGTTTTAGGACCAAAGCTATTACCCTGCCGGGAATTGAAATTAATCCCGGCTCATTGAAAAAGGGCATGCTGACCAATTACATGAATCCCCATGTCTATATCTTCTGGGCAACTGTCGGGGCACCGACTATCCTTGGAGCAGGGGAGAACGGCTTGTCCGGGCCTATTTTCTTTCTGGCGGGATTTTTCGGCTGTATTGTTAGTGTGAAGATAGGAATTGCCTGTCTTGCCGGAAGATTTAAATCCCTGCTTTCCAGTAGAGCCTACCTGCTGATCATGCGTTTCTTGGGATTTGCGCTATTTGTCTTCGCTGCATTTCTGATTCGGGATGGCTACTATTTTTTAACTTCCTGA